A region of Lycium barbarum isolate Lr01 chromosome 3, ASM1917538v2, whole genome shotgun sequence DNA encodes the following proteins:
- the LOC132630273 gene encoding NADH dehydrogenase [ubiquinone] iron-sulfur protein 3 yields MHNQFIFQYSWETLPKKWVKKMERSEHGNRSDTNTDYLFQLLCFLKLHTYTRVQVSIDICGVDYPSRKQRFEVAYNLLSIRYNSCIRVQISADEVTRISPVVSLFPSTGRWEREVWDMFGVSSINHPDLRRISTYYGFQGHPLRKDLPLSGYVEVRYDDPEKGVVSEPIEMTQEFCYFDFASPWEQHG; encoded by the coding sequence ATGCATAACCAATTCATTTTCCAATATAGTTGGGAGACTTTACCCAAGAAATGGGTCAAAAAAATGGAAAGATCGGAACATGGGAATAGATCTGATACCAATACGGACTACCTATTTCAATTGTTGTGCTTTCTGAAATTGCATACCTATACAAGGGTTCAAGTTTCGATCGATATTTGCGGAGTTGATTATCCCTCTCGCAAACAAAGATTTGAAGTGGCCTATAATTTACTGAGTATTCGGTATAACTCATGCATTCGTGTACAAATAAGTGCAGATGAAGTAACACGAATATCTCCGGTAGTCAGTCTATTTCCATCAACCGGTCGGTGGGAGCGAGAAGTTTGGGATATGTTTGGTGTTTCTTCCATCAATCATCCGGATCTACGCCGTATATCAACATATTATGGTTTCCAAGGTCATCCATTACGAAAAGACCTTCCTCTGAGTGGATATGTGGAAGTACGCTATGATGATCCAGAGAAAGGTGTGGTTTCTGAACCCATTGAGATGACCCAAGAATTTTGCTATTTTGATTTTGCTAGTCCTTGGGAACAACACGGATAA